From Roseibium alexandrii DFL-11, the proteins below share one genomic window:
- a CDS encoding lipoyl protein ligase domain-containing protein, with protein MIDFMNAADALAHEMEFLDDVSRNPDRRHLWFWESPQCLVSPKSLSNKTNFDEASRQLENEGWPINLRSTGGDVTPQGAGILNVTHVYATRPGNAVDLKQEYDRLCTPIEQALGSGASRGWQPGAFCDGEFNVQFKGRKFAGTAMRIRRGKADRTRSAVLTHAIMLIDPVSLDAIAAINRFLQLLEEDRQIDPDAHASLPAGYNKSDFVSALKDAFDAQT; from the coding sequence TTGATCGACTTCATGAACGCAGCGGACGCTTTGGCGCACGAAATGGAGTTTCTGGATGACGTAAGCCGCAATCCGGATCGTCGGCATTTATGGTTTTGGGAAAGCCCGCAATGTCTCGTCTCCCCCAAAAGCCTCAGCAACAAAACGAACTTCGATGAAGCATCGCGTCAGCTCGAAAACGAAGGCTGGCCCATCAATTTGCGCAGCACGGGCGGTGACGTGACACCTCAAGGTGCAGGCATCTTAAATGTGACCCATGTCTACGCGACACGGCCTGGAAATGCAGTTGATCTCAAGCAAGAATACGATCGCTTATGCACTCCGATTGAACAAGCGCTGGGCAGCGGTGCAAGCCGGGGATGGCAACCGGGTGCTTTCTGCGACGGGGAATTCAACGTCCAATTCAAGGGCCGGAAATTCGCCGGCACGGCCATGCGCATCAGGCGCGGAAAAGCGGATAGAACCCGCAGTGCAGTCCTTACTCACGCGATTATGCTGATTGATCCTGTGTCTCTTGATGCGATTGCCGCAATCAACAGGTTTTTGCAATTGTTGGAAGAAGACAGACAGATCGATCCAGACGCTCATGCAAGTCTACCTGCTGGTTACAACAAGTCTGACTTCGTAAGCGCATTGAAAGACGCTTTTGACGCGCAAACGTAG